The stretch of DNA CAAACAGTGATGGCCAGGATCCCAAGCCAACCGGTGGCATCGAATCCGGCTAGCGGCTGCCCGGACACGAGCGCCATCACGGCGATGAAAGCGGCACACATGCCGTAGCACAGCGTCGTGTACACACCGGTCCCCATTGTCTGGCGGGCCTTGCCGCCGGCAAGGGTGTAGATCCCGGCAAGGGCGCCGCCCGCAACGGCTAGGAGATCGCCCAGGAGGGCATCCGGCGAGGTGCCCATGTCGAACCCGGTGATGGCCACGACGCCGCCGAAGGCGAGCCCCAGGCCCACGAGGACCTGCCAGCGGTGCCGCACACCCCTGAACAGCTGGAAAACGGCGATCCAGCCGGACTGCAGGCAGACTAGGGCGGTGGCCGCGGCCACCGAGGTCAGTTGCAACGAAGTGATGAAGCACGCGAAGTGCAGGGCAAGAGCGGCGGCGGCGGCGAGGGACCAGCGGAAGTCGCGGCCTGTGACCTGTGAGAATTGCCGCGGCTGCCGGACCAGCACGGGTCCCGCCATGACGCCCGCTGCAATGGCATTCCGCCAGAAAGCTATTGCAAGTGCACTGACGCTCGTGGCGCCCAGGGTGGCGGCGATGAGGGGCCCGGACGAGGCCACGCCCAGTACACCCAGGGCGGCAAGGAAGAAGTTCACAGTCCAACCCTAATGCGGCGGCCGTGGTACCAACGGCGGCCGGTCAGCGTCCTTGACGGTGGTGGGCGCCGGTGCCACGCTTAAATCGGTCTCACCCCATCCACAAAGGAGACCACGATGGCGTCAATGATCCGGAAAAGCTTTGATCAACCGGAGGAGACCCGCCCCGTCAAGGACGGGTTGGGGCAGGTTGAACTCGTCCATACCGACGCCGGCCCGGTAGGACGTGCGACGTTCCTGCCGGGATGGAAGTGGTCCCAGCACGTCAAGCCCATCGTCCAGACGGACAGCTGCATGGCCGCCCACGTCGGCTACACCGTCTCCGGGCGCATCAAGGTCGTCATGGACGACGGCGAGGAGATGGAATTTGGCCCTGGCGACTTCGGCGTCATCCCGCCGGGCCACGACGCCTGGGTGGTCGGAGACGAACCGTACGTCTTCATCGACTGGCAGGGCATGGGCGACTACGCCAAACCCAAGCAGTAAGACGGCGGGACCACTTGAGGAACCCCGGACAACGCAAAAGGCCCCGGACCGCTTTCGCGATCCAGGGCCTTCCTTATGGTGGAGGCACGGGGACTCGAACCCCGAACCCCCTGCTTGCAAAGCAGGTGCGCTACCAATTGCGCCATGCCCCCATAAGAAGCAACCCGTCAATCATACCCTAGTTCCGGAGAGCAGCTTTCCCTCTTCCGGACCGGGCATCCGGACTAATCAACCGTGTCGGTCGATTTGCTCCAGACTGTTTTCCGGGCTTCCGAATCCTGCACTTTCCTGTAGAGCAGGACGCCTGCGACCGTAGCTGCAACAACGAGCAACTTCTTCACACGCACCCCGTTCCGGTCCCGGCGAAACCCGGACCATCACCAAACCCCTACGGAAACCTGTACAGGTTCCGTGGGCGTACCAGGACTTGAACCTGGGACCTCTTCGTTATCAGCGAAGCGCTCTAACCGCCTGAGCTATACGCCCCGATGCCTCATCGGGCCGAGATATGACTTTACAGCACATCCCGGCCCGATCTCAAATCGAGGCATTTCCCGGCAGAATCCCCGGGAAACTTGCGGGTTTCAGTCGTCCGTGAGAGTCACACCGATGCCGCCCACCAAGGTGGCAGAGATGTT from Arthrobacter sp. B3I9 encodes:
- a CDS encoding cupin domain-containing protein, which produces MASMIRKSFDQPEETRPVKDGLGQVELVHTDAGPVGRATFLPGWKWSQHVKPIVQTDSCMAAHVGYTVSGRIKVVMDDGEEMEFGPGDFGVIPPGHDAWVVGDEPYVFIDWQGMGDYAKPKQ
- a CDS encoding DMT family transporter; its protein translation is MNFFLAALGVLGVASSGPLIAATLGATSVSALAIAFWRNAIAAGVMAGPVLVRQPRQFSQVTGRDFRWSLAAAAALALHFACFITSLQLTSVAAATALVCLQSGWIAVFQLFRGVRHRWQVLVGLGLAFGGVVAITGFDMGTSPDALLGDLLAVAGGALAGIYTLAGGKARQTMGTGVYTTLCYGMCAAFIAVMALVSGQPLAGFDATGWLGILAITVCAQLIGHTAFNHLLATMSPLLVSMIILLEIPGAALLAAAFLAEKLPAGTYAGLGMILVGLAVVVLGQRSSRAARRNTERLVELGTD
- a CDS encoding DLW-39 family protein — encoded protein: MRVKKLLVVAATVAGVLLYRKVQDSEARKTVWSKSTDTVD